In a genomic window of Primulina huaijiensis isolate GDHJ02 chromosome 10, ASM1229523v2, whole genome shotgun sequence:
- the LOC140986269 gene encoding uncharacterized protein translates to MKDRLDTSLHTTAFFLNPYFYYKDSFIAIYGEVAAGIFECIEVLHADEFELQDTIINKEFAKYRDKTGLLGKALAAKACEKNDDTFDPCTWWSTYGAHTPNLLRVALRILSLTTSSSTCERNWSAFKEIHTKKRNRLDVNKLNNLVFVQFNARLFNKQKRENEKNVDVLLEKDVSNAQGWIVDSGEENEVKAGLGLTWQLVDEETGADENLQPRRNLQLENFTRMILNLKKKMMVTIMIKILCPMKNKLLKISEKKK, encoded by the exons ATGAAGGATAGACTTGATACATCATTGCATACCACAGCCTTTTTTTTGAATCCCTACTTCTACTACAAAGATAGTTTTATTGCTATTTACGGAGAGGTCGCGGCAGGGATTTTTGAATGCATTGAAGTTTTGCATGCCGATGAGTTTGAACTGCAAGATACAATTATTAATAAGGAATTTGCAAAATATAGAGATAAGACTGGGCTATTGGGGAAAGCATTGGCTGCAAAAGCATGTGAAAAAAATGACGATACATTTGATCCATGTACATGGTGGAGTACCTACGGTGCTCACACACCCAACTTGCTAAGAGTGGCATTGAGGATTCTTTCATTAACTACAAGTTCATCTACGTGTGAAAGAAATTGGAGTGCATTTAAAGAA ATTCatacaaagaaaagaaatagaTTGGATGTCAATAAGTTGAACAATCTAGTATTTGTCCAATTTAATGCTAGATTGTTTAACAAGCAAAAAAGAGAGAACGAAAAGAACGTCGACGTCCTTCTTGAAAAAGATGTTTCAAATGCACAAGGTTGGATTGTGGATAGTGGGGAAGAAAATGAAGTTAAAGCAGGTTTGGGGCTCACTTGGCAATTAGTTGATGAAGAAACTGGGGCAGATGAAAATCTACAACCCCGAAGAAACCTACAGTTAGAGAACTTCACAAGGATGATTTTGAATCTGAAAAAGAAGATGATGGTCACAATAATGATAAAGATTTTGTGTCCAATGAAGAACAAGTTGTTGAAAATTTCggagaagaagaaatag